A stretch of Flexivirga aerilata DNA encodes these proteins:
- the scpA gene encoding methylmalonyl-CoA mutase, with protein MSIPKSFADIPWSADAAETPVAAGEPWLSPEGIEIKQVYGPDDVHGLPTGTFPGALPYLRGPYPTMYTTQPWTIRQYAGFSTAEESNAFYRRNLAAGQKGLSVAFDLATHRGYDSDHPRVRGDVGMAGVAIDSILDARTLFDGIPLDRMSVSMTMNGAVLPVLALYIVAAEEQGVKPEQLAGTIQNDILKEFMVRNTYIYPPEPSMRIISDIFAFTAARMPRFNSISISGYHIQEAGATADLELAYTLADGVEYLRAGRDAGLEIDAFAPRLSFFWAIGMNFFMEVAKMRAGRLLWSRLVGDFDPKNPKSQSLRTHCQTSGWSLTAQDVFNNVGRTCIEAMAATQGLTQSLHTNALDEAIALPSDFSARIARNTQLLLQQESGTTQIIDPWGGSYYVERLTHDLAERAWEHIQEVERAGGMAKAIEAGIPKLRIEEAAARTQARIDAGVQQVIGVNTFRPADEDPLEVLKVDNAAVLSAQLAKLERLRADRDQAQVDSALAALTASAERGGGQGLDGNLLALAVDAARAHATVGEISDALEKVWGRHQAVIRTISGVYRDEAAGAGNVQRVIDATDRFEQQEGRRPRILVAKMGQDGHDRGQKVIVTAFADMGFDVDVGPLFATPEEVAQQAIDNDVHVVGVNSLAAGHLTLVPALRDALAAGGRPDIRIVVGGVIPPDDVATLRDMGASAVFLPGTVIADAALELLDDLSASLHHE; from the coding sequence ATGAGCATTCCCAAGTCTTTTGCCGACATCCCGTGGTCGGCCGACGCTGCGGAGACGCCCGTCGCCGCCGGGGAGCCCTGGCTGTCGCCGGAGGGCATCGAGATCAAGCAGGTCTACGGTCCGGACGACGTGCACGGCCTGCCGACCGGCACGTTCCCCGGCGCGCTGCCCTACCTGCGCGGGCCCTACCCGACGATGTACACCACCCAGCCGTGGACGATCCGGCAGTACGCCGGCTTCTCCACCGCCGAGGAGTCCAACGCCTTCTATCGCCGCAACCTCGCCGCGGGACAGAAGGGCCTGTCGGTCGCCTTCGACCTCGCCACCCACCGCGGCTACGACTCCGACCACCCACGCGTCCGCGGCGACGTCGGTATGGCGGGAGTCGCGATCGACTCGATCCTCGATGCCAGAACGCTTTTCGACGGCATACCGCTCGACAGGATGTCGGTCTCGATGACGATGAACGGCGCGGTGCTGCCGGTGCTCGCCCTCTACATCGTCGCGGCCGAGGAGCAGGGGGTGAAACCGGAGCAGCTCGCGGGGACGATCCAGAACGACATCCTCAAAGAGTTCATGGTGCGCAACACCTACATCTACCCGCCCGAGCCCTCGATGCGGATCATCAGCGACATCTTCGCCTTCACGGCGGCGCGCATGCCCCGCTTCAACTCGATTTCCATCTCCGGCTATCACATCCAGGAGGCCGGAGCGACGGCTGACCTGGAGCTGGCCTACACCCTCGCCGACGGTGTCGAATATCTCCGCGCCGGCCGCGACGCAGGTCTCGAGATCGATGCATTCGCACCGCGATTGAGCTTCTTCTGGGCGATCGGGATGAACTTCTTCATGGAGGTCGCCAAGATGCGTGCCGGGCGACTGCTGTGGTCGCGTCTGGTCGGCGACTTCGACCCGAAGAACCCCAAGTCGCAGTCGTTGCGCACCCACTGCCAGACCTCCGGCTGGTCGCTCACTGCGCAGGACGTCTTCAACAACGTCGGCCGCACCTGCATCGAGGCGATGGCCGCGACGCAGGGGCTCACCCAGTCACTGCACACCAACGCCCTCGACGAGGCGATCGCGTTGCCCAGCGACTTTTCCGCGCGGATTGCCCGCAACACCCAGCTGTTGCTGCAGCAGGAGAGCGGAACCACGCAGATCATCGACCCGTGGGGCGGCTCCTACTACGTCGAGCGGCTGACCCACGATCTCGCCGAGCGCGCGTGGGAGCACATCCAGGAGGTCGAGCGCGCCGGCGGCATGGCGAAGGCGATCGAGGCTGGCATCCCCAAGCTGCGCATCGAGGAGGCGGCCGCACGCACCCAGGCGCGCATCGACGCGGGCGTGCAGCAGGTGATCGGTGTCAACACCTTCCGGCCGGCGGACGAGGACCCGCTGGAGGTGCTCAAGGTCGACAACGCCGCGGTGTTGAGCGCACAGCTGGCCAAGCTGGAGCGGCTACGTGCCGATCGTGATCAGGCCCAGGTGGATTCGGCCCTTGCCGCGCTCACCGCGTCGGCCGAACGCGGCGGTGGTCAGGGGCTGGACGGCAACCTGCTGGCGCTCGCCGTCGACGCCGCGCGGGCGCACGCGACGGTCGGTGAGATCTCCGACGCGCTGGAGAAGGTGTGGGGTCGTCACCAGGCGGTGATCCGTACGATCTCGGGTGTGTATCGCGACGAGGCTGCCGGCGCCGGCAACGTGCAACGGGTGATCGACGCGACCGACCGCTTCGAGCAGCAGGAGGGCCGCCGGCCGCGCATCCTGGTCGCCAAGATGGGTCAGGACGGCCACGACCGCGGGCAGAAGGTCATCGTCACCGCGTTCGCCGACATGGGGTTCGACGTCGACGTGGGTCCGCTCTTCGCGACACCGGAGGAGGTCGCGCAGCAGGCGATCGACAACGACGTGCACGTCGTCGGCGTCAACTCGCTCGCGGCCGGCCACCTCACGCTGGTGCCCGCGCTGCGCGACGCACTGGCCGCCGGTGGACGTCCGGACATCCGCATCGTCGTCGGCGGCGTCATACCGCCCGACGACGTGGCGACCCTGCGTGACATGGGCGCTTCGGCGGTGTTCCTGCCCGGCACGGTGATCGCCGACGCCGCGCTCGAACTGCTCGACGACCTGTCCGCGTCGTTGCACCACGAGTGA
- a CDS encoding oligopeptide/dipeptide ABC transporter ATP-binding protein — MADSTDPTTPALQLRDLSVTFGGEHAVRAVDGVDLEVFPGRVLAIVGESGSGKSATALASIGLLPDSARVTGSAVVAGVDLFTAPESQRVPLRGSSIAMVFQDALAALNPYRTIGRQISDAYRRHHSADKQTGRRRAIEVLDRVGIRDPERRVDDYPHEFSGGMRQRAMIAMAIVNNPTVLIADEPTTALDVTVQQQVLDLLTGLTDDLGMALVLITHDLGVVAETADDIAVMYAGRIVESGTVLDVFDHTAHPYTRALLQATPNLDAPSRRLAAIPGVPASGADRPAGCAFHPRCPFAEQVGEACRTIEPELTPRPGSRLHRAACHFTAERELPDA, encoded by the coding sequence GTGGCTGACTCGACGGACCCGACCACACCGGCGCTCCAGCTGCGCGATCTGAGCGTCACCTTCGGCGGCGAGCACGCCGTGCGCGCGGTGGACGGCGTCGACCTCGAGGTCTTCCCGGGCCGCGTGCTGGCCATCGTCGGCGAGTCGGGGTCCGGCAAGTCGGCCACCGCCCTTGCGTCGATCGGCCTGCTGCCCGACTCGGCGCGCGTCACGGGCAGTGCCGTCGTCGCAGGCGTCGACCTGTTCACCGCCCCAGAATCGCAGCGAGTTCCCTTGCGCGGCAGCAGCATTGCCATGGTCTTCCAGGACGCACTGGCCGCGCTCAACCCCTACCGGACTATCGGCAGGCAGATCTCGGACGCCTACCGCCGCCACCACTCGGCCGACAAGCAGACCGGGCGGCGGCGGGCGATCGAGGTGCTCGACCGGGTCGGGATCCGCGACCCCGAACGCCGGGTCGACGACTACCCGCACGAGTTCAGCGGTGGGATGCGGCAGCGCGCGATGATCGCGATGGCGATCGTGAACAACCCGACCGTGCTCATCGCGGACGAGCCGACTACCGCACTCGACGTGACGGTGCAGCAGCAGGTGCTCGACCTACTGACCGGGCTCACCGACGACCTGGGCATGGCACTGGTGCTGATCACCCACGACCTGGGGGTGGTCGCCGAGACCGCGGACGACATCGCCGTCATGTACGCCGGGCGCATCGTCGAATCCGGCACTGTGCTGGACGTTTTCGACCACACCGCGCACCCGTACACCCGGGCGCTGCTGCAGGCGACCCCCAACTTGGACGCCCCGTCGCGACGACTTGCCGCCATACCCGGCGTGCCGGCGTCGGGCGCCGACCGGCCGGCCGGGTGCGCGTTCCATCCGCGGTGCCCGTTCGCCGAGCAGGTCGGCGAGGCCTGCCGCACGATCGAGCCGGAGCTGACGCCGCGCCCTGGGAGCCGGCTGCACCGCGCGGCCTGCCACTTCACCGCAGAGCGGGAGCTGCCGGATGCCTGA
- a CDS encoding methylmalonyl-CoA mutase family protein yields the protein MSTDTSAGRREWEHAAAGVLRKAGRLGENDPDDAVWRTLTRTTLDGVQVTPLGLPGDATQHPAIDGRGAVDWDIRSLVDDPQTTPEQVLAELEGGATSLWIRLGRTGIALEQLPQLLGEVLLDVAPVVLDCPEDPVGAARAYTELLTAADGPAPAGSSLGADPIGAGADPAQVAAEIADLAAAAGVFGLTADGTLLHDRGASDAQELAYAVACGVAYLRALTAAGRPLDEAVRLVEFRVAATDQQFATIAKLRALRLLWAKVLKESGTTGRAHVHAVTSRPMMTRHDPYVNMLRGTVAAFAAGAGGADAVTVLPFDAALGLPEAFGRRIARNVSSLLISESHVARVADPAAGAPAIEAFTHDLAAAAWAELAHIESAGGVAAALADGSIDERVAAVAAERRKQVATRKLAITGVSEFPQQRETLPDRRPRPAGSWDVAAYDADYEAMRETPAAAPVFLATLGPVAQHTARATFAANLFAAGGVEVRPVGATGSVDEVVSSYDGERVVCLAGTDAAYAETGPQVISALRAAGASYVIVAGKPGDLDVDDSCAMGVDAVAFLGRVRKELGS from the coding sequence GTGAGCACGGACACTTCCGCAGGTCGCCGCGAGTGGGAGCACGCCGCCGCCGGCGTGCTCCGCAAAGCCGGGCGACTGGGCGAGAACGACCCTGACGACGCCGTATGGCGCACGCTGACCCGCACCACCCTCGACGGTGTCCAGGTCACGCCGCTCGGCCTGCCCGGCGACGCGACGCAGCATCCCGCGATCGACGGCCGGGGTGCCGTCGACTGGGACATCCGCTCGCTGGTCGACGACCCGCAGACCACCCCAGAGCAGGTGCTCGCCGAACTCGAGGGCGGCGCCACCTCGCTGTGGATCCGCCTGGGGCGCACCGGCATTGCGCTCGAGCAGTTGCCGCAACTGCTCGGTGAGGTGCTGCTCGACGTCGCGCCGGTCGTGCTCGACTGCCCGGAGGATCCGGTGGGTGCAGCGCGGGCCTACACCGAGTTGCTCACTGCCGCAGACGGCCCGGCCCCGGCGGGCTCGAGTCTCGGCGCGGATCCGATCGGGGCGGGCGCCGACCCGGCGCAGGTCGCCGCCGAGATCGCCGACCTCGCGGCTGCCGCCGGGGTCTTCGGGCTGACCGCCGACGGCACCCTGCTGCACGACCGCGGCGCCTCCGACGCCCAGGAGCTGGCGTATGCCGTGGCCTGCGGCGTCGCCTACCTGCGCGCGCTGACCGCGGCCGGCCGGCCGCTGGACGAGGCTGTGCGACTGGTCGAATTCCGCGTGGCCGCAACCGATCAGCAGTTCGCGACGATCGCCAAGCTGCGCGCACTCCGCCTGCTCTGGGCGAAAGTGCTGAAGGAGAGCGGCACGACCGGCCGCGCGCACGTGCACGCGGTGACATCGCGGCCGATGATGACGCGGCACGACCCATACGTGAACATGCTCCGCGGCACGGTCGCCGCCTTCGCCGCCGGCGCCGGCGGCGCCGACGCGGTGACCGTCTTGCCGTTCGACGCAGCGCTCGGCCTGCCCGAGGCCTTCGGGCGGCGCATCGCACGCAACGTCTCGTCCCTGCTGATCAGCGAGTCGCACGTGGCACGGGTCGCCGACCCCGCGGCGGGCGCACCGGCGATCGAGGCGTTCACCCACGACCTGGCCGCTGCCGCATGGGCCGAGTTGGCCCACATCGAGTCGGCGGGCGGAGTCGCCGCTGCGCTGGCCGACGGGTCGATCGACGAGCGGGTCGCCGCGGTGGCCGCCGAACGCCGGAAGCAGGTCGCGACCCGGAAGCTCGCGATCACCGGCGTCAGCGAGTTCCCGCAGCAGCGTGAGACTTTGCCGGACCGCCGCCCGCGACCCGCGGGCAGCTGGGACGTCGCTGCATATGACGCCGACTACGAGGCCATGCGCGAAACACCAGCAGCCGCACCGGTTTTCCTGGCGACCCTCGGCCCGGTCGCGCAGCACACCGCCCGTGCGACGTTCGCCGCCAACCTGTTCGCCGCGGGCGGCGTCGAGGTGCGACCGGTCGGTGCGACGGGGTCGGTGGACGAGGTCGTCTCGTCATACGACGGTGAGCGGGTGGTCTGCCTCGCCGGCACCGATGCCGCCTACGCCGAGACCGGCCCCCAGGTGATCAGTGCACTGCGCGCGGCCGGCGCGTCATACGTCATCGTGGCGGGCAAGCCCGGTGACCTCGATGTCGATGACAGCTGCGCGATGGGGGTCGACGCCGTCGCGTTCCTGGGTCGCGTCCGGAAGGAGCTCGGATCATGA
- a CDS encoding ATP-binding cassette domain-containing protein, giving the protein MPEALLSLEHVSKTFRGRSTPFARGAVTQAVDDVTLDVAPGETVALVGESGSGKSTLSRIALRLTDPTSGTVRWDGLDVTRAHGRGLRTLRRELGVVFQDPYTSLNPRQTVARIVSAPLRNQGLPRDDETLDELMTSVGLSPEHLNRYPHQFSGGQRQRIGIARALATRPRMIIADEPVSALDVSIRAQILSLLDQLQQDRGLALLIVSHDLAVVRGIADRVAVMRAGRIVESGPVERVYADPQEDYTRALLAAIPVPDPHRRARPLPALGGD; this is encoded by the coding sequence ATGCCTGAAGCACTCCTGAGCCTGGAGCACGTGAGCAAGACGTTCCGCGGACGGTCGACCCCGTTTGCGAGGGGCGCGGTCACCCAGGCAGTCGATGACGTCACCCTCGACGTCGCCCCGGGCGAAACCGTAGCTCTGGTAGGCGAATCCGGCTCCGGGAAGTCCACCCTGAGCCGCATCGCCCTTCGCCTCACCGACCCGACGTCGGGCACCGTCCGCTGGGACGGCCTGGACGTCACGCGAGCGCACGGCCGCGGACTGCGCACGCTGCGTCGAGAACTCGGGGTCGTCTTCCAGGACCCCTACACCTCCCTCAACCCCCGACAGACCGTCGCTCGCATCGTCTCCGCGCCACTACGCAACCAGGGACTGCCGCGTGACGACGAAACGCTGGACGAGCTGATGACGTCGGTGGGCCTCTCGCCGGAGCACCTGAACCGATATCCGCACCAGTTCTCCGGCGGCCAGCGGCAGCGCATCGGCATCGCCCGCGCGCTCGCGACCCGGCCGCGGATGATCATCGCCGACGAGCCGGTCTCGGCCCTCGACGTGTCGATCCGTGCGCAGATCCTCTCGCTGCTGGACCAGTTGCAGCAGGACCGCGGACTGGCGCTGCTGATCGTGTCGCACGACCTGGCCGTCGTGCGGGGCATCGCCGACCGCGTCGCGGTGATGCGGGCCGGGCGAATCGTCGAATCCGGCCCGGTGGAGCGGGTGTACGCCGATCCGCAGGAGGACTACACCCGGGCGCTGCTCGCGGCGATCCCGGTGCCCGACCCGCATCGCCGGGCGCGGCCCCTACCTGCGCTCGGCGGTGACTGA
- a CDS encoding endo-beta-N-acetylglucosaminidase H — MPLAISRRSLLAAVPGIALAGSVATAPSARACGAGTKSGPRTICYVEVNSNELANAGRYSLARSGAPLFDVAVIFAANINYDGRAAYLYCNPQVQSTLDNAATQIRPLQQRGIKVLLSVLGNHQGAGVCNFPTEQAASAFAEQLAAIVDRYGLDGIDFDDEYADYGVGGTGQPNASSFVQLITALRRAMPEKLISFYYYGPAASRTTYNGVQAGPSIDLCGNAIYGTYSVPNVPGIGKAALSPAAVKLSETPSLTAASFATRTVSDGYGLFLTYDLRGGDQSAYLSSFSGPLYGESAVYSG, encoded by the coding sequence GTGCCCCTCGCCATCTCGCGTCGCTCCCTGCTCGCCGCCGTCCCCGGCATAGCCCTCGCCGGCAGTGTCGCCACCGCGCCCTCCGCACGCGCGTGCGGCGCCGGCACCAAGTCCGGACCGCGCACGATCTGTTACGTGGAGGTCAACTCCAACGAACTGGCCAACGCCGGTCGCTACTCGCTCGCCCGCAGCGGGGCGCCGCTCTTCGACGTCGCGGTGATCTTCGCCGCCAACATCAACTACGACGGCCGGGCGGCATACCTCTATTGCAACCCGCAGGTGCAGTCGACGCTCGACAACGCCGCGACTCAAATCCGCCCCCTGCAGCAGCGCGGCATCAAGGTGCTGCTGTCCGTGCTCGGCAACCATCAGGGCGCCGGCGTCTGCAATTTCCCGACCGAGCAGGCTGCGTCGGCGTTCGCCGAACAGCTGGCCGCGATCGTCGATCGCTACGGACTCGACGGGATCGACTTCGACGACGAGTACGCCGACTACGGCGTGGGCGGCACCGGGCAGCCCAACGCCTCGTCATTCGTGCAGCTGATCACCGCACTGCGTCGGGCGATGCCGGAGAAGCTCATCAGCTTCTACTACTACGGGCCGGCAGCCTCCCGCACCACCTACAACGGCGTGCAAGCCGGCCCGTCGATCGACCTGTGCGGCAACGCGATCTACGGCACCTACTCGGTGCCGAACGTGCCCGGCATAGGCAAGGCGGCGCTCTCCCCCGCGGCCGTGAAACTGTCCGAGACCCCGTCTTTGACGGCCGCGTCGTTCGCCACGCGGACGGTGAGCGACGGCTACGGACTGTTTCTGACCTACGACCTGCGCGGCGGCGATCAAAGCGCCTACCTGTCGTCCTTCTCCGGCCCGCTCTATGGCGAGTCGGCCGTCTACAGCGGCTGA
- a CDS encoding ABC transporter permease translates to MTAAVVRARTRSPLSLALRRTGRSWSGRAGALILLLVLLAGLCAPLLAALEGQDPHAFHGDLVDGNNGGNPFGSFGGVSGAHWFGAEPGTGRDLFALVVYGIRTTVLIAIAATVISVIIGTTIGMAMGYLGGWFEATLGRFVDFMFGFPTLLFLIALQLIVPASIPKPVVLTVVLAAFGWVGTARLIHTQTRQLAAREFIDAARASGTPLHRVFVSELLPNLVGTLAVVVALSFPATVAVSAGLSFLGVGLDPSSPDLGVLIGQSITWTYTGADAGYLIVPSIALLLIILGATLLGDALRDAFDVRTEGAR, encoded by the coding sequence GTGACGGCGGCGGTCGTGCGGGCGCGCACCCGCTCACCGCTCTCCCTCGCGCTGCGGCGCACCGGCCGGTCCTGGAGCGGCCGGGCGGGCGCGCTCATCCTGTTGCTGGTGCTGCTCGCCGGGTTGTGCGCGCCACTGCTCGCGGCGCTCGAGGGGCAGGATCCGCACGCCTTCCACGGAGACCTGGTCGACGGCAACAACGGCGGCAACCCCTTCGGCAGCTTCGGTGGGGTGAGCGGGGCGCACTGGTTCGGTGCCGAGCCGGGCACCGGTCGTGACCTCTTCGCCCTGGTCGTCTACGGCATCCGGACCACAGTGCTCATCGCCATCGCGGCGACCGTGATCTCGGTGATCATCGGCACGACAATCGGGATGGCGATGGGTTATCTCGGCGGCTGGTTCGAGGCGACTCTCGGTCGATTCGTCGACTTCATGTTCGGCTTCCCCACCCTGCTGTTCCTGATCGCCCTCCAGCTCATCGTGCCCGCCAGCATCCCCAAGCCCGTCGTGCTGACCGTGGTGCTCGCCGCGTTCGGCTGGGTCGGCACCGCACGCCTGATCCACACGCAGACGCGACAGCTAGCGGCTCGCGAATTCATCGACGCCGCAAGGGCATCCGGCACTCCCCTGCACCGCGTCTTCGTCAGCGAGTTGCTCCCCAATCTGGTCGGCACCCTCGCAGTCGTGGTCGCCCTGAGCTTTCCGGCGACGGTCGCGGTCTCGGCCGGCCTGAGCTTCCTCGGCGTCGGCCTCGACCCGAGTTCGCCGGACCTCGGCGTGCTGATCGGCCAGTCGATCACCTGGACCTACACCGGTGCCGACGCCGGTTACCTGATCGTTCCCTCGATCGCGCTGCTGCTGATCATCCTGGGCGCGACGCTGCTCGGCGACGCACTGCGCGATGCCTTCGACGTGCGCACGGAGGGAGCCCGCTGA
- a CDS encoding ABC transporter permease, producing the protein MAWFLVRRLAASVLVLLAISFCVFLLFYSGPSDPARVLCGKPCQPERLSQIKQFMGTDKSSIVQWFDFVKGLFVGRTYGTGAEAARCAAPCFGFSFDQRQSVTSLIWSRLPITASIAIGGAVVSLIVGMTLGPLAARFRGGVLDGLVRGGSLLLVAMPAYLLGLLAILVFGFQLNMVPVSGYVPLTESPVDWAWHLVLPWCVLGLINGAAYARYARNQMLDELGSDYLLAERATGASARRVRRTARRSVWVPVTTLFGIDLALMLGGTIFTEKVFSMHGIGDLLLGGVSSHDLGIVVGTALFGAALIIVGNLIVDVVQGFIDPRVRRG; encoded by the coding sequence ATGGCCTGGTTCCTCGTGCGCCGGCTCGCCGCGTCCGTGCTGGTGTTGCTGGCGATCTCGTTCTGCGTGTTCCTGCTGTTCTACAGCGGCCCGTCCGACCCGGCCCGAGTGCTGTGCGGCAAACCGTGTCAGCCCGAACGCCTTTCCCAGATCAAGCAGTTCATGGGCACCGACAAGAGTTCTATCGTGCAGTGGTTCGACTTCGTGAAGGGACTCTTCGTCGGACGGACCTACGGCACCGGAGCCGAGGCAGCGCGATGCGCCGCCCCGTGCTTCGGCTTCTCCTTCGACCAGCGCCAGTCGGTCACCAGCCTCATCTGGTCGCGCCTGCCGATCACCGCGTCGATCGCGATCGGCGGCGCGGTCGTCTCACTGATCGTCGGTATGACGCTCGGCCCGCTCGCCGCGCGGTTCCGCGGCGGAGTCCTGGACGGGCTGGTCCGCGGCGGCTCGCTCCTACTGGTCGCGATGCCGGCATACCTGTTGGGACTGTTGGCGATTCTCGTCTTCGGCTTCCAGCTCAACATGGTGCCGGTGTCGGGATACGTCCCCCTGACCGAAAGCCCCGTGGACTGGGCGTGGCACCTGGTGCTGCCGTGGTGCGTGCTCGGACTGATCAACGGCGCGGCATACGCTCGCTATGCGCGCAACCAGATGCTCGACGAGCTCGGCTCGGACTATCTGCTCGCCGAACGCGCGACCGGGGCGTCGGCCCGACGGGTCCGGCGCACCGCACGTCGCAGTGTCTGGGTGCCCGTCACCACGCTGTTCGGCATCGATCTCGCGCTCATGCTGGGCGGCACGATCTTCACCGAGAAGGTGTTCAGCATGCACGGCATTGGTGACCTCCTGCTCGGTGGTGTCTCGTCCCACGATCTCGGGATCGTGGTCGGCACAGCGCTTTTCGGCGCAGCGTTGATCATCGTCGGCAACCTGATCGTCGACGTCGTGCAGGGCTTCATCGACCCGAGGGTGCGCCGTGGCTGA
- the meaB gene encoding methylmalonyl Co-A mutase-associated GTPase MeaB, whose amino-acid sequence MARPAVDVGALADGVRRGDRASVSRAITLVESSLPRHRASARALIGELTSLASKDVVRVGISGVPGVGKSTFIEALGARLTAAGHRVGVLAVDPSSVRTGGSVLGDKTRMATLAADHRAFIRPSPSAGTLGGVARATAQAMTVLEAAGYDVVLVETVGVGQSEVTVAGMVDTFLFLTLARTGDQLQGIKKGILEIADVVAVNKADGDRVVEASAAAKDLFAALRLVRSGDDWIPPVLTCSALTGEGIQEVWDRVVRHRDSLGEQGLAAKRAQQQLDFAWALVRDELEQRLRHSPGVAAIREQVRQEVLDGSLLATAAADRLLAAYDED is encoded by the coding sequence ATGGCACGACCCGCCGTCGACGTCGGGGCGCTCGCCGATGGTGTGCGCCGCGGTGACCGCGCCTCGGTCTCGCGGGCGATCACCCTCGTCGAGTCGTCGCTGCCGAGACATCGCGCATCGGCTCGCGCACTCATCGGCGAGCTGACGTCCCTCGCCTCGAAAGATGTCGTACGAGTGGGCATTTCGGGCGTGCCGGGCGTCGGCAAGTCAACCTTCATCGAAGCGTTGGGCGCTCGTCTCACCGCAGCCGGTCACCGGGTTGGCGTGCTCGCCGTCGACCCGTCAAGTGTGCGCACCGGCGGGTCGGTGCTCGGCGACAAGACCCGGATGGCGACGCTCGCGGCCGATCACCGGGCTTTCATCAGGCCGTCGCCCTCCGCGGGGACTCTCGGCGGCGTCGCCCGCGCGACCGCGCAGGCGATGACGGTGCTCGAGGCCGCGGGTTACGACGTGGTGCTGGTGGAGACCGTGGGCGTCGGGCAGTCCGAGGTGACCGTCGCCGGAATGGTCGACACCTTCCTCTTCCTCACCCTCGCGCGCACCGGCGACCAGTTGCAGGGCATCAAGAAGGGCATCCTCGAGATCGCCGACGTGGTCGCGGTCAACAAGGCCGACGGCGACCGGGTGGTCGAGGCGTCGGCGGCAGCCAAGGACCTCTTCGCCGCGCTGCGGCTCGTGCGCAGTGGTGACGACTGGATCCCGCCCGTCCTGACCTGCTCGGCGCTCACCGGAGAGGGCATCCAGGAGGTCTGGGATCGCGTTGTGCGGCATCGGGATTCGCTCGGCGAGCAGGGACTCGCCGCGAAGCGGGCCCAACAGCAACTCGACTTCGCATGGGCGCTCGTGCGCGACGAGCTCGAGCAACGCCTGCGCCACTCCCCCGGGGTGGCCGCGATCCGGGAGCAGGTGCGCCAGGAGGTGCTGGACGGCTCGCTCCTCGCGACCGCCGCGGCCGACCGGTTGCTCGCGGCATACGACGAGGACTGA